Proteins from a genomic interval of Stenotrophomonas maltophilia:
- a CDS encoding DUF4287 domain-containing protein: MSTDTKPKGPASYFPSIEKTYGQPVAHWFGLLAGKRGLKHMELVSFLKSEHGLGHGHANALVAHHLAGKG, encoded by the coding sequence ATGAGCACTGACACCAAGCCCAAGGGCCCGGCCTCGTACTTCCCCTCCATCGAGAAGACCTACGGGCAGCCGGTTGCGCACTGGTTCGGGCTGCTGGCCGGGAAGAGGGGCCTGAAGCACATGGAACTGGTCAGCTTCCTGAAGAGTGAGCACGGCCTGGGCCATGGCCACGCCAACGCGCTGGTGGCGCACCATCTGGCCGGCAAGGGCTGA
- the ruvX gene encoding Holliday junction resolvase RuvX, producing MSEPVTPAPDPAAPAIRRDGTVLGFDVGSRRIGVAIGSAFAAHARAVAVVDVHGNGPDWTAIERLLKEWKPDGLVVGDPLTLDGQDQPNRKRAQGFARQLRERFKLPVVMIDERSSSVEAARRFAVERAEGRKRRRDAAALDAVAAAVIIDRWLSSPDDATPIP from the coding sequence ATGTCTGAGCCCGTCACGCCCGCGCCGGACCCTGCTGCCCCGGCCATCCGCCGTGACGGCACGGTCCTGGGTTTCGATGTCGGCTCGCGCCGGATCGGCGTGGCCATCGGCAGTGCCTTCGCCGCGCATGCGCGCGCGGTGGCCGTGGTCGATGTGCACGGCAACGGCCCGGACTGGACCGCGATCGAACGCCTGCTCAAGGAATGGAAGCCCGACGGCCTGGTGGTGGGCGACCCGCTGACCCTGGACGGCCAGGACCAGCCCAACCGCAAGCGCGCGCAGGGCTTTGCCCGCCAGCTGCGGGAACGTTTCAAGCTGCCAGTGGTGATGATCGACGAGCGTTCCAGCTCGGTCGAGGCCGCCCGCCGCTTCGCTGTCGAGCGCGCCGAAGGGCGCAAGCGCCGCCGTGATGCGGCCGCCCTCGATGCCGTGGCCGCGGCGGTGATCATCGACCGCTGGCTGTCGTCGCCGGACGACGCCACCCCCATTCCCTGA
- a CDS encoding YitT family protein: MSLPSHGPAPCDDADGHLVTAGPLTPPPDSAGTTADEKALRHSIAEDVQGMVLATMVASLGLAIFAKSGLMIGGMAGMAFLLHYALDWNFGVVFVLVNLPFYWVALRRMGWEFTLKTFAAVTACGVLTDLLPRWIDFSHIHPLYSAIVGGALSGLGILFFIRHRASLGGIGILAVYLQRTRGWSAGKVQMSYDACLMVAAFFVLSPSKVLYSAIGAVVLSLVLMFNHRPGRYMGV, translated from the coding sequence ATGTCCCTTCCCTCCCATGGCCCCGCGCCGTGCGACGACGCTGACGGCCACCTGGTCACCGCTGGTCCGCTGACCCCGCCGCCGGACAGCGCTGGTACCACCGCCGACGAAAAAGCGCTGCGCCACTCGATCGCCGAGGATGTGCAGGGCATGGTGCTGGCCACGATGGTGGCCTCGCTGGGCCTGGCGATCTTCGCCAAGAGCGGGCTGATGATCGGCGGCATGGCCGGCATGGCCTTCCTGCTGCATTACGCGCTGGACTGGAACTTCGGCGTGGTGTTCGTGCTGGTCAACCTGCCGTTCTACTGGGTGGCGCTGCGGCGCATGGGCTGGGAATTCACCCTGAAGACCTTCGCCGCGGTCACCGCCTGTGGCGTGCTGACCGACCTGCTGCCGCGCTGGATCGACTTCTCGCACATCCACCCGCTGTATTCGGCGATCGTGGGCGGTGCGTTGTCCGGCCTGGGCATCCTGTTCTTCATCCGCCACCGCGCCAGCCTTGGCGGCATCGGCATCCTGGCGGTGTACCTGCAGCGCACCCGCGGCTGGAGCGCGGGCAAGGTGCAGATGTCCTACGACGCCTGCCTGATGGTGGCCGCGTTCTTCGTGTTGTCGCCGTCGAAGGTGCTGTACTCGGCGATCGGCGCGGTGGTGCTCAGCCTGGTGCTGATGTTCAACCACCGCCCGGGCCGTTACATGGGCGTGTGA
- a CDS encoding prolyl oligopeptidase family serine peptidase, whose translation MVRSMSRWLPLLAVLMMSGCASLPDSARGHFEGRAVKVDGETAYYQVFIPAGVRASAPGSAATQGGPPVILFLHGSGERGADGVKQTYSGLGPYLREHPDFPALVVFPQAPRHSEWSGRNNRMALAALDAIVAEFGADPARQYLTGMSMGGYGSWNIGLDDPHRFAAIVPVCGAVFAPRAKRPTLFVEQVAQESDPYAVIAQRLRQTPIWIFHGALDDVVPPDDDRRLHSAFQSATARDVRYTEYPEGNHNAWDATYADPAMWAWLFAQKR comes from the coding sequence ATGGTCCGTTCGATGTCGCGCTGGCTGCCGCTGCTGGCCGTACTGATGATGTCCGGTTGTGCCTCGTTGCCGGACAGTGCGCGCGGGCATTTCGAGGGCCGCGCGGTGAAGGTGGATGGCGAGACCGCCTACTACCAGGTCTTCATTCCTGCCGGCGTCCGGGCCTCCGCCCCGGGCAGCGCAGCCACGCAGGGCGGACCCCCGGTCATCCTGTTCCTGCATGGCTCGGGCGAGCGCGGCGCCGATGGCGTCAAGCAGACCTACTCGGGACTGGGCCCCTATCTGCGCGAGCATCCCGACTTCCCGGCCCTGGTGGTGTTTCCACAGGCACCGCGCCATTCCGAATGGAGCGGGCGCAACAACCGCATGGCCCTGGCCGCACTGGACGCGATCGTCGCCGAGTTCGGCGCCGACCCGGCACGGCAGTACCTGACCGGCATGTCGATGGGCGGTTACGGCAGCTGGAACATCGGCCTGGACGACCCGCATCGTTTTGCCGCGATCGTGCCGGTATGCGGTGCCGTGTTCGCACCGCGCGCGAAGCGACCGACCCTGTTCGTCGAGCAGGTCGCACAGGAGTCAGATCCGTATGCGGTGATCGCCCAACGCCTGCGGCAGACGCCGATCTGGATCTTCCACGGCGCACTCGATGATGTGGTGCCGCCGGACGACGACCGCCGGCTGCACAGCGCCTTCCAGAGCGCCACCGCGCGCGACGTGCGCTATACCGAGTACCCGGAAGGCAACCACAATGCCTGGGACGCCACCTACGCCGACCCGGCGATGTGGGCCTGGCTGTTCGCGCAGAAGCGATGA
- a CDS encoding aldo/keto reductase: MQTRELGRSGLKVSALGLGCMGLSHGYGQPVERSQGIALLQAAVERGVTFFDTAEVYGPYTNEDLLGEALAPYRDTLVIATKFGFKDARVDTGLDSRPENIRAVAEASLKRLRTDHIDLFYQHRVDPNVPIEDVAGTVRDLIAEGKVGHFGLSEASAATVRRAHAVQPVAAVQSEYSLWWREPERELLPTLQELGIGFVPFSPLGRGFLTGAINADTTFDANDFRNTVPRFEVEARRANQALVDRISTIAAARGATPAQVALAWLLAQAPWIVPIPGTTKVHRLEENLGAIDLQLAPEELQRIAQALDEVSIVGERYNAQRAAQAKG, from the coding sequence ATGCAGACACGTGAACTCGGCCGCAGTGGCCTGAAGGTTTCCGCCCTGGGCCTGGGCTGCATGGGCCTGAGCCATGGCTATGGCCAGCCGGTCGAGCGCAGCCAGGGCATCGCCCTGCTGCAGGCCGCCGTTGAACGCGGCGTGACCTTCTTCGACACCGCCGAGGTGTACGGCCCGTACACCAATGAAGATCTGCTTGGCGAGGCGTTGGCGCCGTACCGCGACACGCTGGTGATCGCCACCAAGTTCGGTTTCAAGGATGCGCGTGTCGACACCGGTTTGGACAGCCGCCCGGAGAACATCCGTGCGGTGGCCGAAGCCAGTCTCAAGCGCCTGCGTACCGACCACATCGACCTGTTCTACCAGCACCGTGTCGACCCGAACGTGCCGATCGAGGACGTGGCCGGCACCGTGCGCGATCTGATCGCCGAGGGCAAGGTCGGCCACTTCGGCCTGTCCGAGGCCAGTGCCGCCACCGTGCGCCGCGCGCACGCGGTGCAGCCGGTGGCTGCCGTGCAGAGCGAGTACTCGCTGTGGTGGCGCGAGCCGGAACGCGAACTGCTGCCGACGCTGCAGGAACTGGGCATCGGCTTCGTGCCGTTCAGCCCGCTCGGCCGCGGTTTCCTGACCGGTGCGATCAACGCCGACACCACCTTCGACGCCAACGACTTCCGCAACACCGTGCCGCGTTTCGAAGTGGAAGCGCGTCGTGCCAACCAGGCGCTGGTGGATCGCATCAGCACGATCGCCGCGGCGCGGGGTGCGACCCCGGCGCAGGTGGCATTGGCCTGGCTGCTGGCGCAGGCGCCGTGGATCGTGCCGATCCCGGGCACCACCAAGGTCCACCGCCTGGAAGAAAACCTGGGCGCGATCGACCTGCAGCTGGCGCCGGAGGAACTGCAGCGCATCGCGCAGGCGCTGGACGAAGTATCGATTGTTGGTGAGCGCTACAACGCCCAGCGTGCGGCCCAGGCCAAGGGCTGA
- a CDS encoding PilT/PilU family type 4a pilus ATPase, with amino-acid sequence MPHWEPAVNTTATTIDFTSFLKLMAHQRASDLFITAGMPPAMKVNGKISPITQTPLTPQQSRDLVLNVMTPAQREEFEKTHECNFAIGLSGVGRFRVSCFYQRNQVGMVLRRIETRIPTVEELSLPPIIKTLAMTKRGIILFVGATGTGKSTSLAAMIGYRNQNSTGHIITIEDPIEFVHKHEGCIITQREVGIDTDSWEAALKNTLRQAPDVIMIGEVRTREGMDHAIAFAETGHLVLCTLHANNANQAMDRIVNFFPEDRRNQLLMDLSLNLKGVVAQQLVPSPDGRSRKVAMEILLGTPLVQDYIRDGEIHKLKEVMKDSVQLGMKTFDQSLFELYQAGEISYEDALRYADSQNEVRLRIKLSQGGDARTLSQGLDGVEISEIR; translated from the coding sequence ATGCCCCATTGGGAGCCCGCCGTGAACACCACCGCGACCACCATCGATTTCACTTCGTTCCTCAAGCTGATGGCGCACCAGCGCGCCTCGGACCTGTTCATCACCGCGGGTATGCCGCCGGCGATGAAGGTCAACGGCAAGATCTCGCCGATCACGCAGACCCCGCTGACGCCGCAGCAAAGCCGCGACCTGGTCCTCAACGTGATGACCCCGGCGCAGCGCGAGGAGTTCGAGAAGACCCATGAATGCAACTTCGCCATCGGCCTGTCCGGTGTCGGCCGCTTCCGTGTCAGCTGCTTCTACCAGCGCAACCAGGTCGGCATGGTGCTGCGTCGCATCGAGACGCGCATTCCGACCGTGGAAGAGTTGAGCCTGCCGCCGATCATCAAGACGCTGGCGATGACCAAGCGCGGCATCATCCTGTTCGTCGGTGCCACCGGCACCGGTAAATCGACCTCGCTGGCGGCGATGATCGGCTACCGTAACCAGAATTCGACCGGCCACATCATCACCATCGAAGACCCGATCGAGTTCGTGCACAAGCACGAAGGCTGCATCATCACCCAGCGTGAAGTCGGCATCGATACCGACAGCTGGGAAGCCGCGTTGAAGAACACCCTGCGCCAGGCGCCGGACGTGATCATGATCGGCGAGGTGCGTACCCGCGAAGGCATGGACCACGCCATCGCCTTCGCCGAGACCGGCCACCTGGTGCTGTGCACCCTGCATGCCAACAACGCCAACCAGGCGATGGACCGCATCGTCAACTTCTTCCCGGAAGACCGCCGCAACCAGCTGCTGATGGACCTGTCGCTGAACCTCAAGGGCGTGGTCGCGCAGCAGCTGGTGCCGTCTCCCGATGGCCGTTCGCGCAAGGTTGCCATGGAGATCCTGCTCGGCACGCCGCTGGTGCAGGACTACATCCGCGACGGCGAGATCCACAAGCTGAAGGAAGTGATGAAGGACTCGGTCCAGCTGGGCATGAAGACCTTCGACCAGAGCCTGTTCGAGCTGTACCAGGCCGGCGAGATCAGCTACGAGGACGCGCTGCGCTACGCCGATTCGCAGAACGAGGTACGCCTGCGCATCAAGCTCAGCCAGGGCGGCGACGCCCGCACCCTGTCGCAGGGGCTGGATGGCGTGGAGATCTCGGAGATCCGGTGA
- a CDS encoding LysR family transcriptional regulator, with translation MPRENLNDLQAFVHVAREGSFTKAAAQLGVSQSALSHAMRGLEQRLGVRLLTRTTRSVSTTEAGARLLDTLGPRLAEIEDGLAALAEYRERPAGTIRINATGHAAEYIAWPRLAPLLQQYPDLKVELAADYGLADIVAERYDIGIRLGERLARDMIAVPISPPLRMRVVGAPSYFRQHVVPRHPDELADHNCVTLRLPTHGGLMPWDFGQDGNELSVRVSGQWTFNTMGMTRAAALAGSGLAWLPEDQVQPMLDEGRLQSVLDDWCPHFDGYYAYYPSRRHVTVAMRTVLDALRGPMA, from the coding sequence ATGCCCCGCGAAAATCTCAACGACCTGCAGGCCTTCGTCCACGTTGCCCGCGAGGGCAGCTTCACCAAGGCCGCCGCCCAGCTGGGCGTCTCCCAGTCCGCGCTCAGCCATGCCATGCGCGGCCTGGAACAGCGCCTGGGTGTGCGCCTGCTGACCCGCACCACCCGCAGCGTCTCCACCACCGAAGCCGGCGCCCGCCTGCTCGACACCCTGGGCCCACGCCTGGCCGAGATCGAGGATGGGCTGGCCGCACTGGCCGAGTACCGGGAACGCCCTGCCGGCACCATCCGCATCAATGCTACCGGCCATGCCGCCGAGTACATCGCCTGGCCGAGGCTGGCGCCGCTGCTTCAGCAGTATCCGGACCTGAAGGTGGAACTGGCGGCCGACTACGGGCTGGCCGACATCGTGGCCGAACGCTACGACATCGGCATCCGCCTCGGCGAGCGGCTGGCCCGTGACATGATCGCGGTGCCGATCAGCCCGCCGCTGCGCATGCGCGTGGTCGGCGCACCCAGCTACTTCCGCCAGCATGTGGTGCCACGGCATCCGGACGAACTGGCCGACCACAACTGCGTGACCCTGCGCCTGCCCACGCATGGCGGGCTGATGCCGTGGGATTTCGGCCAGGACGGCAACGAACTCAGTGTGCGCGTGTCCGGCCAGTGGACCTTCAACACCATGGGCATGACCCGCGCCGCTGCGCTGGCCGGCAGCGGACTGGCCTGGCTGCCGGAAGACCAGGTGCAGCCGATGCTGGACGAGGGCCGCCTGCAGTCGGTGCTGGACGACTGGTGCCCGCACTTCGATGGCTACTACGCGTACTACCCGTCGCGCCGCCACGTCACCGTGGCGATGCGCACGGTGCTTGATGCGCTGCGTGGGCCGATGGCGTGA
- a CDS encoding DNA-3-methyladenine glycosylase I — protein sequence MSGYCLIAPGHPVHDYYHANEYGFPQRDERELFERLVLEINQAGLSWETILKKREGFRTAYDGFDVDRVAAYAEQDIERLLSDAGIIRNRLKVLAAIHNAQVIQQLRASHGSFAAWLDAHHPRSKADWVKLFRKTFRFTGGEITGEFLMSLGYLPGAHAEDCPVHARLLKLSPPWLQASR from the coding sequence ATGAGCGGTTACTGCCTCATCGCCCCGGGCCATCCGGTGCACGACTACTACCACGCCAACGAGTACGGCTTCCCGCAGCGGGACGAGCGCGAACTGTTCGAGCGGCTGGTGCTGGAAATCAACCAGGCCGGCCTGAGCTGGGAAACGATCCTGAAGAAGCGCGAGGGCTTCCGCACGGCCTATGACGGCTTCGATGTGGACCGGGTGGCAGCGTATGCCGAGCAGGACATCGAGCGGCTGCTTTCGGACGCCGGCATCATCCGCAACCGGCTGAAGGTGCTGGCGGCGATCCACAACGCACAGGTGATCCAGCAGCTGCGGGCCAGCCACGGCAGCTTCGCGGCGTGGCTGGACGCGCACCATCCGCGCAGCAAGGCCGACTGGGTGAAGCTGTTCAGGAAGACGTTCCGCTTCACCGGCGGCGAGATCACCGGCGAATTCCTGATGAGCCTGGGCTACCTGCCCGGTGCGCACGCCGAGGACTGCCCGGTGCATGCGCGGCTGCTGAAGCTGTCGCCGCCGTGGCTGCAGGCCTCCCGGTAG
- a CDS encoding YqgE/AlgH family protein: MPVTPTSLADHLLVALPSLLDATFARSVALICQHDENGAMGVLVNQPSEYTLGEVLAQMDITTGDGDLQARMVLNGGPVHPERGFVIHDDARAWDSSLTVGDGLYLTTSRDILEAMARGEGPANAVVTLGCAGWGAGQLESELSENSWLTVPADAELVFQLPLEQRWQGAASRIGVDLFRLTDYSGHV; this comes from the coding sequence ATGCCTGTAACGCCGACCTCCCTTGCCGATCACCTGCTCGTCGCGCTGCCGTCGCTGCTCGACGCGACCTTCGCCCGCAGCGTCGCGCTGATCTGCCAGCACGACGAGAACGGGGCGATGGGCGTGCTGGTCAACCAGCCGTCCGAATACACGCTGGGAGAAGTGCTCGCGCAGATGGACATCACCACCGGTGATGGCGACCTGCAGGCGCGCATGGTGCTCAACGGTGGCCCGGTGCATCCCGAGCGCGGCTTCGTCATCCATGACGACGCGCGGGCGTGGGATTCCAGCCTGACCGTGGGCGACGGCCTGTACCTGACCACTTCGCGCGACATTCTTGAAGCGATGGCGCGCGGCGAAGGTCCGGCCAATGCCGTGGTCACCCTCGGCTGTGCCGGTTGGGGCGCAGGGCAGCTGGAAAGCGAGCTGTCCGAGAACAGCTGGCTGACCGTGCCGGCCGATGCCGAACTGGTGTTCCAGCTGCCGCTGGAGCAGCGCTGGCAGGGTGCGGCCTCGCGCATCGGCGTCGACCTGTTCCGGCTGACCGACTACAGCGGCCATGTCTGA
- a CDS encoding REP-associated tyrosine transposase produces MQNTRLLLGRHSSIGLSYILTTVVHDRAPLFTNAAAAALAVREFQRLDQEGFTRSIAYVVMPDHIHWLVELRAGTLETVMERFKSRTAQQANRLLGRVGRFWQACYHDHAIRSDESLHRHAMYLMGNPIRAGLTTRLGQYPHAWCEWELGASCDLPDDISTGG; encoded by the coding sequence ATGCAGAACACCCGTCTCCTGCTCGGCCGTCACTCCAGCATCGGCCTCAGCTATATCCTCACCACCGTCGTCCATGACCGCGCGCCGCTCTTCACCAACGCCGCAGCGGCCGCCTTGGCAGTCCGCGAATTCCAGCGACTGGATCAGGAAGGCTTCACCCGCTCGATTGCCTACGTGGTCATGCCCGACCACATCCACTGGCTAGTCGAACTACGTGCGGGAACGCTGGAAACCGTCATGGAGCGTTTCAAGTCGCGCACAGCCCAGCAGGCAAACCGATTGCTGGGGCGAGTCGGGCGCTTCTGGCAGGCCTGCTATCACGATCATGCGATCCGCTCTGACGAATCGTTGCACCGGCATGCGATGTACCTGATGGGAAATCCGATCAGGGCCGGGCTGACGACGCGGCTTGGGCAATATCCCCATGCATGGTGCGAATGGGAGCTTGGGGCGTCATGTGATCTGCCCGATGACATTAGCACCGGTGGATAG
- a CDS encoding aspartate carbamoyltransferase catalytic subunit encodes MTAQQIDASGRLRHLLTLEGLPRETLLQLLDRAGQIRDAAVGRVGNKRHVLAGSAVCTLFFEPSTRTRSSFQLAAQRLGADVLNFDASTSSTRKGETACDTLRNLEAMGVRGFVVRHPDDGAVAALADAAGEGTALINAGDGRSSHPTQGLLDMLTLRQAKGPDFSKLKVVIVGDVKHSRVARTDLHALRTLGVGEIRVCGPQSLLPDDETLKGCVVGDDFDAMLEGVDALMMLRLQRERMEEGLVPSLEQYHAQYGLTNERLARAGKDAAVLHPGPINRGVEVTDDVADGPQSWVLRQVANGVAVRMAVLETLLG; translated from the coding sequence ATGACTGCCCAGCAAATCGATGCCTCCGGACGCCTGCGCCACCTGTTGACCCTGGAGGGCCTGCCGCGCGAGACCCTGCTGCAGCTGCTTGACCGGGCGGGACAGATCCGCGATGCCGCGGTCGGCCGCGTTGGCAACAAGCGCCACGTGCTGGCCGGTTCGGCGGTGTGCACGCTGTTCTTCGAACCGTCCACGCGCACCCGCAGCTCGTTCCAGTTGGCCGCGCAGCGCCTGGGCGCCGACGTGCTGAACTTCGATGCCTCGACCTCGTCCACGCGCAAGGGCGAAACCGCCTGCGACACCCTGCGCAACCTGGAAGCAATGGGCGTGCGCGGCTTCGTGGTACGCCACCCCGATGACGGCGCCGTGGCCGCACTGGCCGACGCCGCGGGCGAGGGCACCGCGCTGATCAATGCCGGTGACGGCCGCAGTTCGCACCCGACCCAGGGCCTGCTGGACATGCTGACCCTGCGCCAGGCCAAGGGCCCGGATTTCTCGAAGCTGAAGGTGGTGATCGTCGGCGACGTGAAGCACTCGCGCGTGGCCCGCACCGACCTGCACGCGCTGCGTACGCTGGGCGTGGGCGAGATCCGCGTGTGCGGCCCGCAGTCGCTGCTGCCGGACGACGAGACCCTGAAGGGCTGCGTGGTCGGCGATGACTTCGACGCGATGCTGGAAGGCGTCGACGCGCTGATGATGCTGCGCCTGCAGCGCGAGCGCATGGAAGAAGGCCTGGTGCCGTCGCTGGAGCAGTACCACGCCCAGTACGGCCTGACCAACGAACGCCTCGCCCGCGCTGGCAAGGATGCGGCGGTGCTGCACCCGGGCCCGATCAACCGCGGCGTGGAAGTCACCGACGACGTGGCCGACGGCCCGCAGTCGTGGGTACTGCGGCAGGTCGCCAACGGCGTCGCCGTGCGCATGGCCGTGCTGGAAACCCTGCTGGGCTGA
- a CDS encoding DUF4153 domain-containing protein, whose amino-acid sequence MQSSSPLTLPARSAIVLIALLQGLMLYAAQELSDAWPFRDIGWRYCWYAWVLAIPSAVALSLVELGQRRLWLQAALGSAVVLALAAWIGWNLTGETALESGALQFPLTLGMALAVFVALPWWQFQLHHGHWRASYPELFERAWQNGLTLALATLFTGLTWLLLWLWAALFQLLDVNVFRDLFRQDAFIALATGSLAGFGVLIGRTQHRAIQITRQVLFAICRGLLPLLSFIAVLFVLSLPLTGLEPLWKTRSAASLLVVVSLLLVTFTNAVYQQGDDSAPYPLVLRRLVEASLLTLPVYAALALYALGLRVTQYGWTIDRFWAVLVALAVAGYAVGYALAVLRRQRRWLQMLEPVNRWMCWAVLALALLGNSPLLDPVRLTLSSQLARLRADPPAITSSDVNVLRFDLGRRGVQALRELQRDPAITADANAPQVIAAALARTSRWDDGHRLDKGPQDVTALQRALKLAKGSSSPPDDWWQALATRAINGESCAQSERDCLIVHRDLDGDGTGEVLLCELYTHRGPDCVLYARGSDTHWRRAGSLFGTASGQAEAINQALRDGELTLEPPRWPMLSIGGRPALAIDPEPESNESFP is encoded by the coding sequence ATGCAGTCTTCATCGCCCCTGACCCTGCCGGCACGCAGCGCCATCGTCCTGATCGCCCTGCTGCAGGGTCTGATGCTGTATGCCGCGCAGGAACTGTCCGATGCGTGGCCGTTCCGCGATATCGGCTGGCGCTACTGCTGGTACGCCTGGGTGCTGGCCATTCCCAGCGCGGTGGCGCTGAGCCTGGTCGAGCTGGGCCAGCGCCGGCTGTGGCTGCAGGCCGCGCTCGGCTCGGCGGTGGTGCTGGCGCTGGCCGCCTGGATCGGCTGGAACCTCACTGGCGAGACCGCACTGGAATCGGGCGCGCTGCAGTTCCCACTGACCCTGGGCATGGCCCTGGCGGTGTTCGTAGCGCTGCCCTGGTGGCAGTTCCAGCTGCACCACGGGCACTGGCGCGCCAGCTACCCCGAGCTGTTCGAGCGCGCCTGGCAGAACGGCCTGACCCTGGCGCTGGCAACGCTGTTCACCGGGTTGACCTGGCTGCTGCTGTGGCTGTGGGCGGCGCTGTTCCAGCTGCTGGACGTGAACGTCTTCCGCGATCTGTTCCGCCAGGATGCATTCATCGCGCTGGCCACCGGCAGCCTGGCCGGCTTCGGCGTGCTGATCGGGCGCACCCAGCACCGCGCGATCCAGATCACCCGCCAGGTGCTGTTCGCGATCTGCCGCGGGCTGCTGCCGCTGCTCTCTTTCATCGCCGTATTGTTCGTGCTGAGCCTGCCGCTTACCGGGCTGGAGCCGCTGTGGAAAACCCGTTCGGCCGCCAGCCTGCTGGTGGTGGTGTCACTGCTGCTGGTGACGTTCACCAATGCGGTCTACCAGCAGGGGGATGACAGTGCACCCTACCCTCTCGTGCTGCGCAGGCTGGTCGAGGCCAGCCTGCTGACGCTGCCGGTGTACGCCGCGCTGGCGCTGTATGCACTGGGCCTGCGCGTGACGCAGTACGGCTGGACCATCGACCGGTTCTGGGCGGTACTCGTCGCGTTGGCCGTGGCCGGCTATGCCGTGGGCTACGCGCTGGCGGTGCTGCGCCGGCAGCGCCGCTGGTTGCAGATGCTGGAGCCGGTCAACCGCTGGATGTGCTGGGCGGTACTGGCACTGGCATTGCTGGGCAACTCGCCGCTGCTGGACCCGGTGCGGCTGACCCTGTCCAGCCAGCTGGCGCGGCTGCGCGCGGACCCGCCGGCGATCACCAGCAGCGACGTCAACGTGCTGCGCTTCGATCTTGGACGCCGTGGCGTGCAGGCGCTGCGCGAGCTGCAGCGTGATCCAGCCATCACCGCCGATGCCAATGCGCCGCAGGTGATCGCTGCAGCGTTGGCACGTACCTCACGCTGGGACGACGGCCATCGCCTCGACAAGGGGCCGCAGGACGTCACCGCCCTGCAGCGCGCGCTGAAGCTGGCCAAGGGATCCAGCTCGCCGCCGGACGATTGGTGGCAGGCACTGGCCACGCGCGCGATCAATGGCGAATCCTGCGCCCAGAGCGAGCGCGACTGCCTGATCGTGCATCGCGACCTGGACGGCGATGGCACCGGCGAAGTGCTGCTGTGCGAGCTGTACACCCACCGTGGGCCGGACTGCGTGCTGTACGCACGTGGCAGTGATACCCACTGGCGCCGGGCCGGTTCGCTGTTCGGCACCGCGAGCGGGCAGGCCGAAGCGATCAACCAGGCACTGCGTGATGGCGAGCTCACTCTCGAACCGCCACGCTGGCCGATGCTGTCCATCGGCGGGCGCCCTGCGCTGGCCATCGATCCCGAACCCGAATCCAACGAGTCTTTCCCATGA